DNA sequence from the Pseudocalidococcus azoricus BACA0444 genome:
CATGAGTTCTCTAGCTGCGAGGAAATCTGTTCCCCATTGCGCTGTTCCTGATTCTCTCTCCCCCGTGCTCTTTTCTCACTACTCTCTTCCCCCTCATACACCGGTGCCAAAATCCCACAGGGCCAATAGCCGGCATCCAGGCCCGTCAGTTGCTCTAATTTACTAATCCAATCGGGATAAAGCGCGCGACTGGCTAAACATAAGTCCAACATTGGGCCGGGGGACAGTTGTTCGGCCTGGGGAGCTAACATTCCGGCCGCCGCATGGAGAGCCGCTTCTTCAAAATTGCGGGTGAGGATTGTCGGTTTAGCCCCTTGGAGAGCCAGTTCTATCCCAATAGCCAGGCCCATCGTCCCACCGCCAACAATGAGGACATCGATTGTATTGCGCTCTAGGGGCGAGAGAGTCATACCCATCGTCAGCAGTTAGATCCTCTTTTTACCATACTCTCGGGGTATCAGTACTCCAGTTGAGTTGGGTGAAATATGCGGAGAATTATGGAAAAATCACTCTAAAACGCTCACACACCAAAAGCATTTCTGGAGTGGGCTGTTGGCCAATTTCTGGTAAAACTCGAGAAAAATAGGCCCAGTGTTCCCGCCGCCAAGTAGCCAGAGTCTGATCCCCTTCACCCTCATCCGCTGCAAATTGTGCATCAACCTGATTAAATGGACAAAGCTTGACTTCGGTGGTTTCAATTACGCACAAAGGGTTATTGACTCCATCTATCACAATGCGCTTGAGACCAACTTTAGGAATTTCCTCTGTAGCTGCTTCCCATTCCCACAAAGCCGAGCAGGTTGCGGTTTTGTCCCCTCTAAGAACTAACTGCCCTAATTCATTGGCTAAATCAGGATAATCACCAAACTGTACTGCCTCAGCATGATCACGGGTAGATAAAACAGTCGGATTTGACTCTAGGTAAGCTTGCCAAAACTGAGCTACAGATTTCGCTCTACAGAACTCATCCAACATATACAAGCCAGTAAAAAACAGCATATAGCAAACAGTAATGATTCGTGAGATTAGCTCAACATTATTCGTGGCCGATTAATTTTGACTTAACCCCAGGCCTAAAAAAGAGCTACTCCTGACCAAGGGCAGTGATGATCAAACAGTCTCACAAATGAAGACGGATTGCCGTATCTTTATCTCTCGCAAGTACACACAACTGTTGGATAATTTAGCTCAATAAACCTGCCACCAATCGCTGCGAATCCAAGTTCCGGCCAATGAAAACTAGACGGGTTTGGCGGGGTTCTTCAGGTTGCCAGAGTCGATCATAGAAATAATTGAGGCGTTGGCCCACTCCCTGCATCACCAGGCGCATTGGTTTTTCAGGAACAGCCACAAATCCCTTGATCCGATAAATTTCTTCGGTTTTCACCAGAGCGTCCAGACGTTGGCGCAGGACTTCCGGCTGAAATTCCTGATCCTGAATTATATAGGCGGAATTAATCTCATCATCGTGATCATGGTCTTCTTCCAAATCATGATGACTGGGGCGAGCGTCTAAATCGTCTTCCACGGCGGCCTGAAACCCCAAAACTAAATTCAAATCGGCCTGGGCCTGGTGGGTAGCAAAGATTTTAACGCGAGGGGAGAGTTCCTGCTGGAGTTTGGTAATGACCTGGGCCTGGGTGGCAGCATCCACTTGATCGGTTTTATTGAGAATCACCAAATCCGAGCAGGCCAATTGATCTTCAAACAGTTCTCCGAGGGGAGTGTCATGATCCAAGCTCTCATCGGCCTGGCGTTGAGCCTCAATTGCGGCTAAATCTGGGGCAAATTGACCGGCCGCCACCGCCGCACAATCCACAACCGTGACCACACCATCCACCGTTGCCCCCTGCCGAATGTCTGGCCAGCGAAAGGCTGTTACCAGGGGTTTGGGGAGAGCCAGGCCAGAGGTTTCAATCAAAATATGATCGAGTTGATCCCGTCGTTTTAGGAGTTGTAGCATGGTTGGTAAAAATTCTTCCTGAACCGTGCAACACAAGCAGCCATTGGTTAACTCCCAAATTTTGCTGTCTTCACAGGTTTCAGGGGTGCAGGAGCGCAACAAATCCCCATCAATGCCAATTTCCCCAAATTCATTCACTAAGACTGCAATCCGCCGCCCTTGATTGTTTTGGAGAAGATGACGAATTAGGGTTGTTTTACCACTGCCTAAAAAGCCAGTGATGATGGTGACAGGAATTTTACTAGCCATATCGCGGGTGCCCCATGGAAAATTAAATAACGAGCGGTTGAAAGCGTTGGGCTGACCAGATTTCTATGGTTTTGATCGGTCTGAATAGCCTACCTAACGCTGTGGTTTAAGATTTTGCCCTTGATAAGGTTAATGCGGATTTTTATTTTTCACAGGGGATGGAGTAGCATCCGTTCCGGTTTCCTTGCGGCCACGATACCAACCGATGACATAGCCAATAATTCCGGCCCCAATCCCGGCTTGAGTGGCAAACAAAAGGGACTCTATCTCACCACTAGCTGGCTCAAAAATGGGATTAAACCAGGTTTCGTAGTCAGGATGAATCTCATTAATTGCTGCCTCAGCCTGGCCATCTGCACCAGAAAATTCTGCTCCCTTAGCCACCACTAGCGGGACTATGGCCAGGGAAATGACACCCAAAACCAAGATCCAATTAGTCCAAGATGGTTGATTTTTCACCGTTCTTACCTTTCATTGATGATTGTATAAAAGGGTTCTGAATTCTCGTGATCATGCGTCTTTAGTAGTGACAGGAGAAATTGAACCGAGATTGAGTAGATTTAACATCCGTAACTCATCAGGAGAATAGGCCTCGAGCCAGTTCCAAACTAAGACCGTCAACAATCCCTCACTTAGGGCCAAAGGAATTTGGGTAATCATAAAAATCCCCCCAAACTTCAGAAATGAGGCTAAAACCCCACCCACTGGGGCCGGAAATGCTAAGGCTAGTTGCAAGGATGTGACCCCATAGGTTGCCAGATCTGCTAGGGCGGCGGCTAAGAAAATCGCCACTTTCTGCTTGTGGGTTGTTTTGAGAACCAGCCAATAGACTCCATAGGCAACCAATGGGCCAACCACAGCCATCGAAACCGCATTGGCTCCTAGAGTTGTCAAACCACCGTGGGCTAAAAGCAGGGCCTGGAACAGTAAGACCAGTGCACCCAAAACACTCATCACCCAAGGGCCAAACAAAATCGTCCCCAGGCCTGTCCCAGTCGGATGAGAACAACTGCCGGTGACTGAAGGAAGTTTGAGAGCGGACAAGACAAACGTAAAAGCCCCAGCCAACGCCAAAAGCAGCTTTAATTCCGGCTGTTCCTTGACAATGCGGTTTAGAGAGCGGAAGCCAAGCCAAAAACAAGGCAGAAAAACAATCCACCAAAAGACCGCCCACTTCAGGGGTAAGAAGCCTTCCATAATGTGCATGGCATAGGCGGGAGCGGGAGAGGCGATAACCAGATAAAAACTTAACCCAGCTATCATCCCCAGACTTAACCAGCGGGAAATATTCATGTTTGCCTGTACCTCGCAGACGTAACTTTTATTGGTGTTCATCATATCGGCGGGCATTCTGACTGAGAGAACTTAGGTTAGACATTCTCATCACAGTTGCGGGACAGCGGTAGATTGGGCACTACACTTTCCCCCTTGCGTTTGATGGCTGCTCCCCACCAAAACCGATTTCACCACCATATCATCTGGCCGGATTTCCTGAGTAATTGATTGTTCCTCGGCAACTCGCGTCCTCCAGTAAATCCCCACCTTAGTGACCTGATAGGATTGAAGTAATCCAGCCAGTCATTGGCCTGGACTTGAGCGGCAATTTTTGCCTGCCCCTTGTGTACCCGTAGCTCAGCGGATAGAGCACTCGCCTTCTAAGCGATCGGTCGTTGGTTCGATCCCAACCGGGTACGTTCTTGATATACCGTTACTTCAATGCTTGCAACCCTATCTTTGTCGGCCTTCATAGTGTTATTAGCTGTTATAAACTGATAGGAGATGATGCTAAATGATGGCAAATGAGCCAAAAAACGAGCCAAATACGAGCGGTGAATGAGCGGCCGGTGTAGAGTTAAGCGTCCAGGCCAGGGGGGAAGTTTAGCGATTCAGGCGACATATTCGTTGACGTATTTCTAGAGCCACAACTCGGATCATTGGAGCACGCAGGCAATACCCGCCAACGGGATTTTCTCTAAGAGAAAGCGATTAAGCATGGCTGAGATGGCCGGGGCACGAGGTTTCCACTGGGGATTCTCGACAAACTGGCGACCACAATCACGGCATTTATAATTCTGCTTTCCACGACGGGTCGTCCCATTTTTCATGATGTCGTCTGAGCCGCAGGTCGGGCATTGCAGGAAGCGAGGGATGTTAGACATGGAACTGTTAAAGAACTACTGGACTTTTTTTATCTGACCTTTACAAAATGGCACTACTAAATTTGCCCCAAGACCAAGCAGATAAATAATAAAGTTCCGGGTAGAGGGGAACGGGGCAAGTGGATAACCAAAGGACAACAAAAATCACCACAAAACTTGAGCATAGGTAAGGAATTATCGGGATCGTGCAAGAACTGCATCTAATGCCATATTGCCCGGAATTACTGTGCCTTAGTACTGAATTTGTAAAGTCACCGTGGCTTCCACCTGTTGTTCTCCGGCAATGACTGGGGTTGGTGGGGCCGCATCAGCCGTGGTCGCAACACGCATCATCATTGGGTTAGGGGGGGGCATTGGGGGAGTAGCATTGTTAATTTGAATGCCAATAATTTGCTGGGGCTTGAGACCAAGGGTATTCAAAACAACACTGGCCTGGGCCTGGGCATCGAGGGTAGCCCGTTGGAGAGCAACTTTTTGGGCCGCAGAAAACTGGCTATCGGCTAGGATCAGGCTGACATTTTCAATCGTGGTGGCCCCAGCTTTGATGGCTGCATCTAAAATCGTGCCAGTGGATTCAGTGCTAGTGGTAAAGCTGACAGTATTCCGAGCCGTATATCCCCTTAAAATCCGTTGATTGTTGCTGTAGTCGTAGTTGGGGGAAAGATTAATCCCAGTGGTTTGGAGCTTACTAACATTATTGGCTTTCAAAACATTGACAACACTATTCATCCGGCGGGCAACTTCGGCCTGGGCATCGGTGGCGGTTTTAGCCTGAATTTCAACCCCTAATGTCACCTGGGCCTGGGTGGGAGTTACAGCCTCTTTGCCACGGCCTGTCACAGTCAGAGTACGGATCATCTCTTGGGCAAAAGCCACCGGAGTTATTAAACCAATGAAGGCAGCCATAATCGGAATAACCAGTAAGTTCTGGGGCCGAAATCTGGGGGAAAGAGCCTGGGAAGCAGTTTGTTTCATAGATGATGCAGAGTTCTTAAAGGAATTAGCTTCAATGTGCCATATTGCCGACCACACTGTTTACACAGGAAACGCTGTTTGCCGTTGTGGATATGATCGTTCTTGACGGTATGGTGAGATTGGCAGCTTGGGCATTCAGGCATAGATTAAGGGTGCAAGTGACTTCAGCTTTGATTTTTCCAAGTCTATCATTACCTTTAGGGTTCTACCCACTACTAAAAGCATCTATAGCAGTCGGTCTTCATTTGTGAGAATGACTGATCATCAGAAGCCTTGGTAAAGAATCCCCCCTCGTTGAGCCTAGGATAAAACCAAAATTTTGCAGGGATAGATAATCCTGGGCTATTCTTACGAATCATTACTGTTTACTATATCAGACTTTTACTTCACTACCTCAAGTTTGGCAGGATTCCAATATTCGGTTCCACCATCCCGTGATTGTGCAACGCCTAGATTGGTATGCCTTGACGCACCATACAATCAGCCGCAGTCGCACTGGCCACAGATACCTTAACTAAAATGTCCTTGGAACCTGATAATGGCTTTTGAACATCCTCCACTTGCATAACATCCGGGGAACCATATTGCTGACAAACAACCGCTTTCATAGAAAATTATTACCAATCCAGGATTGAACCATTGACCCTCCAGTCATTCTCTCCTGATGCTTGACAAAAGGGGCTATAGTTTGAAATGATAAACAATGCCTAATAAATAGTTTATGCGGGTATAGCTCAGTGGTAGAGCGCAACCTTGCCAAGGTTGATGTCGCGCGTTCGAATCGCGTTACCCGCTTTGATTAAAGAACATAATTGTTATTCTTACTCTCCCAGCGGATTAATAATCTCGCGGTTAGCTTGGCAACTGACAGCCGATCTGTACCTGCATGGGAAAGTCTGCTATTTCTAAAAGAAAAGTTGGCAATTATTCCTATGACGGATCTGCTCAAGGAAGAGAAAGTCTTACCTTACCCCAAATTATTGCTCTATGCGGCTGGCGTGGGTCTGCTTGGTGGACTCCTCGCTACTTTATTCTATTTAGCTATGAAATTAGGTTTTTCCCTATTATGGAATGAATTACCTGGGCGGGCAATTCTACCAACCTGGGATCAGTTGCGCTATCGCGTCTGGATCATTGCCGGAATTGGCGGCTTATTGGTGGGCCTGGTTGTCAAATATATGGGGGCAGCAGGAGGACTAGCGGGGGCAGTTCAGGAACTTCACGAAAAAGGCAAGTTAGATTACACAAAACTCCCAGGCACAGCTTTGGCCTCTTGGCTCTCCCTAACTGTGGGGAGTAGTGCTGGGCCAGAAAGTCCTCTAATTGATATTAACGGGGGTGTGGGGAGTTGGATCGCTGACCGCCTCAAGTTATCCACTCGAGATGCCCGGATTCTCACCTTCTGTGGCATGGGTGCGGGCATGGGGGTCTTTTTCTCTGCACCATTGGGGGCCGCCCTCTTTGTTTTAGAAATTCCCCATCGGCGGGGCCTGGAGTTTTGTGAGGCCATTATTCCTACCTTAATGTCCGCTTTCATGGGTTTTGCGGTCTTTCGTTGTGCCACAGGGGTGACTTTTGGCGGTATTTATGACTTTCCACCCTATGAACAGTTGCGTCCGATTGACATTGGCTCAGCCATACTTTTGGGCATTATTGGGGCTGGAGTAGGGCTATTATTTCTGGGAATTGATTTTATAATTCAACGCTTGGTAACTCCCTTACGGAATCGTCCTTTACTGCTCATTACCTTAGGGGGATTAGCCTTTGGTCTGATTGCGATGGCTTTTCCGATTACCCTGTTCTATGGTGAGGCCCAAATCCAAGAAATTCTTGATACGGGGATGCGCTATAGTGCTTGGCTTTTGTTTTTAATTGCAATCATGAAGATGCTCGCCTTAAGCTTATCCCTACAGTCTGGGTTTAAGGGTGGAGTTGTCTTTCCGGTGTTTTTTGTCGGGGCCTGCGTGGGTATGGGGGTACATCAACTAATACCGGGAATTCCTCTGTCCGTAGCCCTAGTTTGCATGATGGCGGCGATTGGAGTATCAATCGTAAATGCTCCCATGAGTATGATCATGATTCTGAGTACCATTTCCCACACCAGTATTACCCCCCTGATTACGACTGCAACTCTCACTAGTTTCATTCTGACTCAGGAGTTTTCCATTGTTCCAACTCAACAGTGTCGTCAAGATTTACATTGAGTGCAATGACTTGCGTTTCCCTAATTCCCTAAGGACACTCGCCAGGAACTGCGCTGCCACTACTGGGAGGGGAGACCTTTAGGACTGTGGCCGTGGTCGTTGCAAGAATAGCCGTTGTATTGGCATTAGCGCAGCCCGTAAATGCTGACAGGCCAGCCTCTTTAGGAGTAACTTTATATTCTCCCAAAATAGATGTATTCTCTGTTATTGCAAAGAGATACTGTGGGGTCTCATTAGGAACATTAATTTCGAGTTCATTGATAGTTTGGGCAAAAGTTGGATTGTTTAAGCGGTAGGTTTGTTGAGCGCGATTAACGGCTCCAATATTACTCTGGGCTTGACTTTCTTTGGCTCGATTAGACATGGATAGCATAGATGGAAGAGCAATAGCTGCCAAAATTCCGATAATAATCACAACAGTTAGAAGTTCAATTAGGGTAAAGCCCGTGTTCGAGTTTAGGTAACCACACCATAGAATAGCTTTAGGCTGTAGATGTGAAGATTTCATGATCAAGTCCCCCGATGATGCCTTTATAGTTCCCCATCGTTGTCATAAAATTACACTGTTGCCTTAGCTTGATCATCCAGACTATCCCTAGCTAAGCATTTAGGGCTTTATTGATGAAACTGGCTCAGTTACGTCACCAAGCAGGAGAGGGAGATTTAAGGGCTATTGCCTTACTGTTCAACCAGGCCCTAGGTCATAAAGGGATTCAAGTTAGTCCTAGCCTAAATTCTACAATCAATCCCACCAATCTTATCTTAACCCTCCGGTCAGAAGTTCCTCCAGAAGCCCAGAGTAGCCTCACCTTAATCAGTCGCGAACTGTTAACTTGGCCCAATTTACCCGCAAAAATCCTCGAAATTCAGGCCAATTATCCAGGCCAGTCTGAAGAGCTTTGGCACTACCACTTGGATTTAACGGATCCAGAAACTTTACCTAACTTAGCCATGCCCGCCCAAGCCAGGTCCAAAATCTCGCCATCTCAATCATTACCTGTTCCCCAGGTTCAGTTAGCCCCCCCATCGACTGACGCGTTTGGGTTTCCGATTCAACGATTAGATGCCCAGGCCTGGAAAACCATCGGCATTGGCGCAGTCTTGGCATTAATTCTGATTACTTTGCCATTTTTAACCTTTTTGTTTACCCCCTTAATTACCCTCGTTCATGAGCTAGGCCATGCCGCCTGTGGTTGGGTCTTTGGCTATCCGGCAATTCCTTCCTTTGACTTTATCTATGGAGGTGGGATTACAATTCATGGGAGTCGCTGGTCGTTGTTGCTCTGGGCTATTTATGGGGGGTTGGGGTATCTGGCCTGGCTGTATCGTCACAATCGCTTGACCCTGATTAGCTTGGGAATATTTACGGTGCTTTACACAGTGTCGGCCTTCAGTCCAATTCACCAAGCTCTGTTTGTGGCGATGGGTCATGGCTTTGAATTGTTGTTTGCGGGCATTTTTTTGGATCGGGCCTTGGGTGGATTTGGCTGCCGATATCCCCTAGAGCGACCGCTGTATGCAATGGCTGGCATCTTTATTATTTTCTATGATTTGCGATTTGCCTGGCGATTAATTTTTGACCCCATTGAGCAGGCCGTTTATCGAGAGGGAAAAGGTGGTTTGCTAGACCATGATTTTATCCGATTGTCCCAGGAATTTTTTCAGGTTGATTTAGCCATTGTGGTTGGTTTATTTTGGTGGCTCGTTCTTTTAACACCTGTGTTTATTGTTTGGCTCTATCGTTACCGTCAATTAATGCAGTTTGCCTTTGCACGTCTTTTTTTAGTCAAATCTGATTGATAACGATTGTCGTTTCTAAATTTTTATCAGTCAAAATAGTCTGAGTGACGCTATACTAATCAGTCTCTAGCCAATCTTAAATGAGTCGAATGATCTTAACGTGAACGATTATTTTGCAACGGTGGCTCGGGGGCTGGAAACCTTGGCCGCTCAGGAATTAGCACAACTGGGGGCGAGTCATGTTGAACCTGGCTTTTGTGGGGTGTCATTTACAGGAGATCGGAAGTTACTCTATCGGGTTAATATCTGGGCCAGAATGCCCTTTCGGATTTTGGTTAAACTCTATGAATTTCCCTGTCAAGATGCAGATGAACTTTTTCAGGGGATGCAAAAAATTGATTGGTCGGACTATCTCACGCCCGATCTGACCTTAGCCGTTAAGGCCACTGGCAAAAGTGAACGTCTAAACCATAGCCATTTCACCGCACTCCAGGCCAAGACGGCCATTGTTAAACAGCAACAGGCTCAATTTAATGATCGCTCCGATGTGGATGTTAAATCACCGGATGTCCAGGTTAGCATCCATATTGAACAGGGGACTTGTACCGTCAGTCTCGATAGTTCCGGGGAAAGTTTGCATCGACGGGGCTATCGACCAGCAGTGGGGGCCGCACCCTTGAAAGAGTCTTTAGCCGCAGCCCTAATTCAACTCTCTGGCTGGCAACCTGAGCAAATGTTTTATGATCCTTTGTGTGGTTCGGGAACCTTACCTTTAGAGGCCTGTCTGCAAGCCTTAAACATCGCCCCAGGCCTGTATCGGGAAAAATTTGCCTTTGAAACTTGGCTGGATGCCGATATTCCTTTGTTAGAGCAACTGATTCGTGAGGCAGAAGTAAGTCAAAAAGATCGTTTAGTTGCACCAATTTGGGGAAGTGATGGAGATCAAGCGGTAATTCAACAGGCCCAGGCCAATGCTATCCAAGCCGAAGTCGCTAATCATGTTTATTTTTCTGTCGCTGAACTAGAGGATATTGCTCCGCCTGTGGATAGTGGTGTTGTCTTTTGTAATCCGCCCTATGGTGAACGGTTGGGGCAAGATCTGGATTTAGGTGCGTTTTATCAACGATTGGGCTATGTCCTTAAGTCCCGATTTAAGGGGTGGACGGCGTTTATCTTGAGTGGAAATAAAGAGTTATCTCAGTCCATTGGTTTAAAGTCGGCTCAACGCTTTGGGGTCTATAACGGGACAATCCCTTGTCAGTTACTAAAATATGAGTTGTATTGAGTGAAAGTATTTCTAATTTTATTGGGTTGTGTAATTTCAAGCTATTTATGAATCACCTGTTGAATGGCTTGTTCCAATTGAACTTTTTCAAGGCTAGTAATCACAAACACTTCTTGGACAGACTTTCCTTTACGAGCAATTAGTTTGAATCCACCTATAATGGGCACAGAAACCCTTAACGTTAATTGAGGTGAACGCCCTCCACCTGGGCTAATGACGGCGGGAGTCAGTGTGGTAATTCCATCAATGGTAGCTAATCGCTCTAGGGTGACAATTAGGCCTTCGATATGGGTGGAGTGATTGAGGACAACTCGGCCTTTGGGAGGGGGAGGATTTTTACGTCCGGGTGCCATTGCCTTAATCCTGGGAATCTTGGGGGGAAATAGATTTTGGCTGCAACATGAGTTGAATCCCCAGGCCAATCAAACCCAAGGCAGCGAGGCCAAATATGCCCGTGGCCATTGTTGATAGCCCCACCACAAGAGTGCGAATTGCAACCGAGAGACTTTGGGCAATTTGGCTTTGGCTATGCAAGGGATGGGTGGTAAAACTGTAGGCAATGGCCTGGGTGAGACGATACAGTAAAATACCCAACGTTCCAGCCACTAAGGCTCCAGTTAGACAGCGCAGGGGAGTGGTTGTTTCAGTCGGGCTGGCCATCACAAACCTAGACAAAGATTTTTAGCTGCGGATAACTTACGATGAAAAGTACTCTTACCCTAGCATTCCCAGGCCAGTTTTAGGCTCATCCCTTGCCCCTAATGGAAATTACCTCAGTCGGTCTGAAAAATTTTAAGATTCACCAGGATCAACGCTTTGAGTTTCGGCCAGGAATCAATGCCATTTGTGGTGAAAACGGGGCCGGTAAAACCAGCATTATTGAAGCGGTGGCCTGGGTTTTATTTGATTACAGTGGTTACAACAAAAATGATTTGATCCGCAATGGAGCCAAGAGTGCCCAGGCCTGGGTCAATTTTATTTCTAGCTATGACGAGCGGCCCTATCGGATTCAACGCTGCACCACCAGAGGCTATGAAATTTACGATCCACAACTGCAACAAAATCTAGGCTTAAAAAATAGGGATGATATTACTCGCTGGCTGCGGCAACAATTGGGGATTACAGGGGATCTTTCCCTAAGCAACTTATTTGCGGAAATGATTGG
Encoded proteins:
- a CDS encoding DUF3082 domain-containing protein encodes the protein MASPTETTTPLRCLTGALVAGTLGILLYRLTQAIAYSFTTHPLHSQSQIAQSLSVAIRTLVVGLSTMATGIFGLAALGLIGLGIQLMLQPKSISPQDSQD
- a CDS encoding THUMP domain-containing class I SAM-dependent RNA methyltransferase; this translates as MNDYFATVARGLETLAAQELAQLGASHVEPGFCGVSFTGDRKLLYRVNIWARMPFRILVKLYEFPCQDADELFQGMQKIDWSDYLTPDLTLAVKATGKSERLNHSHFTALQAKTAIVKQQQAQFNDRSDVDVKSPDVQVSIHIEQGTCTVSLDSSGESLHRRGYRPAVGAAPLKESLAAALIQLSGWQPEQMFYDPLCGSGTLPLEACLQALNIAPGLYREKFAFETWLDADIPLLEQLIREAEVSQKDRLVAPIWGSDGDQAVIQQAQANAIQAEVANHVYFSVAELEDIAPPVDSGVVFCNPPYGERLGQDLDLGAFYQRLGYVLKSRFKGWTAFILSGNKELSQSIGLKSAQRFGVYNGTIPCQLLKYELY
- a CDS encoding DUF2103 domain-containing protein; this translates as MAPGRKNPPPPKGRVVLNHSTHIEGLIVTLERLATIDGITTLTPAVISPGGGRSPQLTLRVSVPIIGGFKLIARKGKSVQEVFVITSLEKVQLEQAIQQVIHK
- a CDS encoding energy-coupling factor ABC transporter permease, whose product is MNISRWLSLGMIAGLSFYLVIASPAPAYAMHIMEGFLPLKWAVFWWIVFLPCFWLGFRSLNRIVKEQPELKLLLALAGAFTFVLSALKLPSVTGSCSHPTGTGLGTILFGPWVMSVLGALVLLFQALLLAHGGLTTLGANAVSMAVVGPLVAYGVYWLVLKTTHKQKVAIFLAAALADLATYGVTSLQLALAFPAPVGGVLASFLKFGGIFMITQIPLALSEGLLTVLVWNWLEAYSPDELRMLNLLNLGSISPVTTKDA
- a CDS encoding chloride channel protein, which codes for MTDLLKEEKVLPYPKLLLYAAGVGLLGGLLATLFYLAMKLGFSLLWNELPGRAILPTWDQLRYRVWIIAGIGGLLVGLVVKYMGAAGGLAGAVQELHEKGKLDYTKLPGTALASWLSLTVGSSAGPESPLIDINGGVGSWIADRLKLSTRDARILTFCGMGAGMGVFFSAPLGAALFVLEIPHRRGLEFCEAIIPTLMSAFMGFAVFRCATGVTFGGIYDFPPYEQLRPIDIGSAILLGIIGAGVGLLFLGIDFIIQRLVTPLRNRPLLLITLGGLAFGLIAMAFPITLFYGEAQIQEILDTGMRYSAWLLFLIAIMKMLALSLSLQSGFKGGVVFPVFFVGACVGMGVHQLIPGIPLSVALVCMMAAIGVSIVNAPMSMIMILSTISHTSITPLITTATLTSFILTQEFSIVPTQQCRQDLH
- a CDS encoding SIMPL domain-containing protein → MKQTASQALSPRFRPQNLLVIPIMAAFIGLITPVAFAQEMIRTLTVTGRGKEAVTPTQAQVTLGVEIQAKTATDAQAEVARRMNSVVNVLKANNVSKLQTTGINLSPNYDYSNNQRILRGYTARNTVSFTTSTESTGTILDAAIKAGATTIENVSLILADSQFSAAQKVALQRATLDAQAQASVVLNTLGLKPQQIIGIQINNATPPMPPPNPMMMRVATTADAAPPTPVIAGEQQVEATVTLQIQY
- the cobW gene encoding cobalamin biosynthesis protein CobW, whose amino-acid sequence is MASKIPVTIITGFLGSGKTTLIRHLLQNNQGRRIAVLVNEFGEIGIDGDLLRSCTPETCEDSKIWELTNGCLCCTVQEEFLPTMLQLLKRRDQLDHILIETSGLALPKPLVTAFRWPDIRQGATVDGVVTVVDCAAVAAGQFAPDLAAIEAQRQADESLDHDTPLGELFEDQLACSDLVILNKTDQVDAATQAQVITKLQQELSPRVKIFATHQAQADLNLVLGFQAAVEDDLDARPSHHDLEEDHDHDDEINSAYIIQDQEFQPEVLRQRLDALVKTEEIYRIKGFVAVPEKPMRLVMQGVGQRLNYFYDRLWQPEEPRQTRLVFIGRNLDSQRLVAGLLS
- a CDS encoding energy-coupling factor ABC transporter substrate-binding protein gives rise to the protein MKNQPSWTNWILVLGVISLAIVPLVVAKGAEFSGADGQAEAAINEIHPDYETWFNPIFEPASGEIESLLFATQAGIGAGIIGYVIGWYRGRKETGTDATPSPVKNKNPH
- a CDS encoding type IV pilin-like G/H family protein; translation: MKSSHLQPKAILWCGYLNSNTGFTLIELLTVVIIIGILAAIALPSMLSMSNRAKESQAQSNIGAVNRAQQTYRLNNPTFAQTINELEINVPNETPQYLFAITENTSILGEYKVTPKEAGLSAFTGCANANTTAILATTTATVLKVSPPSSGSAVPGECP
- a CDS encoding ASCH domain-containing protein, with the protein product MLFFTGLYMLDEFCRAKSVAQFWQAYLESNPTVLSTRDHAEAVQFGDYPDLANELGQLVLRGDKTATCSALWEWEAATEEIPKVGLKRIVIDGVNNPLCVIETTEVKLCPFNQVDAQFAADEGEGDQTLATWRREHWAYFSRVLPEIGQQPTPEMLLVCERFRVIFP